Proteins found in one Muntiacus reevesi chromosome 2, mMunRee1.1, whole genome shotgun sequence genomic segment:
- the TMEM239 gene encoding transmembrane protein 239: MQQLRVETDAIGAGEGLQRAVPWSAWVSREGWVRWCMCHVPPSWIQWWATSGWRQPLQRVLWGLEGILYLLLALMLCHALFTTGSHLLSSLWPVAAAVWRHLLPAVLLLLLSALPALLFTASFLLLFSTLLSLVGLLTSMSHPGNAQDLDQ; the protein is encoded by the coding sequence ATGCAGCAGCTGCGAGTGGAGACAGATGCCATCGGGGCCGGCGAGGGGCTGCAGCGCGCGGTGCCCTGGTCAGCCTGGGTCTCTCGGGAGGGCTGGGTGCGCTGGTGCATGTGTCACGTGCCCCCGAGCTGGATCCAGTGGTGGGCTACGTCCGGCTGGCGGCAGCCACTGCAGCGTGTGCTGTGGGGTCTGGAGGGGATCCTCTACCTGCTGCTGGCCCTGATGCTGTGTCACGCACTCTTCACCACCGGCTCCCACCTCCTGAGCTCCCTGTGGCCCGTGGCGGCTGCGGTGTGGCGCCATCTGCTGCCGGCTGtcctgctgctgttgctcagCGCCCTGCCCGCGCTGCTCTTCACGGCCTCCTTCCTGCTGCTGTTTTCCACACTACTGAGCCTCGTGGGCCTCCTCACCTCCATGTCTCACCCAGGCAATGCTCAGGACTTGGACCAATAG
- the C2H20orf141 gene encoding uncharacterized protein C20orf141 homolog, translated as MTHLCLPRPEAAVSPTPVPPRGMGAGEGSASPVGPCVSPWGSSWAQVLDSVLGLGALGLTIRAIFSTTGPALLLLLLLVSFLAFDMLRRPAGPTWSQHTHLTGGQSQGAGEGPGQQEAPPTVAVSGRLSLQEALLLLLLGAGLLLGARGVPLALLALAFCLHPWT; from the exons ATGACGCACCTCTGCTTACCCAGGCCCGAAGCTGCTGTTTCTCctaccccagtccctcccaggggcATGGGTGCTGGGGAGGGATCAGCTAGTCCAGTGGGTCCATGTGTGTCCCCCTGGGGTTCTAGCTGGGCCCAGGTCCTGGACAGTGTCCTAGGACTGGGGGCACTGGGGTTGACAATTCGGGCCATCTTTTCCACAACTGGCccagccttgctgctgctgctgctactggtcAGCTTCCTGGCCTTCGACATGCTCCGCCG GCCTGCAGGTCCCACCTGGTCACAGCACACACATCTCACAGGAGGCCAGAGTCAGGGGGCTGGCGAGGGTCCAGGGCAGCAGGAGGCTCCACCCACGGTGGCAGTCTCAGGACGACTCAGCCTCCAggaggctctgctgctgctgctcctgggcGCAGGGTTGCTCCTGGGAGCCCGCGGTGTGCCCTTGGCCCTGCTTGCCCTTGCTTTTTGCCTCCATCCTTGGACCTGA